The following coding sequences are from one Neurospora crassa OR74A linkage group I, whole genome shotgun sequence window:
- a CDS encoding allantoate permease, which yields MSKHDDPNMVSPYRDMQQVGDKHDLGEVERTLSSDLDKGDQPRYDKVDKELAQYVADEAFEISETENARLRKLIDKRVLVIMITTYFIQAIDKGTLSFSSIMGIREDTGLHDQQYAWLTTCIYITILIVEYPQNYIIARVPIAKYLSFMIIAWGVVLACTALCKDFTGLVVVRTLLGLFESACQPAFVILSSIWYKREEQASRVTYWYMMNGAQQIFGGLLAYCFSLIKNGPLKSWQWLFLSYGIVSVLYGLFVGWWMPDSPMRAKCFLEEDKRLMVERVRANQTGVQNRKFKKAQVYEALKDPQVWGYALVQLCTTLPTSGLGSFQGIIISSFGFSLLETQLLAMVLGFYIIIVLLGSVWIVKKTKQNLLTMLGFCIPSFIGTICLMTVPTDTKTQKIGLVICYYITLSFWSAQTLALSMLSRNVGGQTKKAVAVALNFIIWAAGNAIGPQVFLDSDKPRYFIAFSTHLGCYSLLVVVIVGLRFYLKHQNKKRDELAATGVQEAADGRMIHAFEDLTDKENANFRYVY from the exons ATGTCGAAGCATGACGATCCAAACATGGTCAGCCCATACAGAGACATGCAGCAAGTCGGCGACAAGCACGACCTGGGAGAGGTTGAAAGAACTCTCTCTTCAGATCTGGATAAGGGGGACCAGCCAAGATACGACAAAGTCGACAAGGAGTTGGCCCAATATGTCGCCGATGAAGCCTTCGAGATATCGGAAACGGAAAATGCTCGCCTGCGCAAGTTGATCGACAAACGAGTGCTCGTCATCATGATCACAACCTACTTCATCCAAGCCATCGACAAGGGGACCTTGAGtttctcctccatcatgGGCATCAGAGAAGACACTGGTCTTCATGATCAGCAA TACGCCTGGCTAACCACATGCATCtacatcaccatcctcatcgtcgagTATCCCCAGAACTACATCATCGCCCGTGTACCTATCGCCAAGTATCTCAGCTTCATGATCATAGCCTGGGGTGTCGTTCTCGCTTGCACCGCCCTCTGCAAGGACTTCACCGGCCTGGTGGTCGTCCGGACGCTGCTCGGTCTTTTCGAATCCGCCTGCCAGCCGGCCTTTGTCATTCTGTCCTCGATCTGGTACAAGCGAGAGGAGCAAGCGTCCCGGGTGACCTACTGGTACATGATGAACGGCGCCCAGCAAATTTTTGGCGGTCTCCTGGCCTACTGCTTCTCACTGATCAAGAACGGCCCCCTCAAGTCCTGGCAATGGCTGTTCCTTTCTTACGGAATTGTCTCGGTCTTGTACGGCCTGTTTGTCGGCTGGTGGATGCCCGATTCACCCATGCGTGCGAAGTGCTTTCTCGAGGAGGACAAGCGGCTGATGGTCGAACGTGTGCGGGCCAACCAGACGGGCGTCCAGAACCGCAAGTTTAAGAAGGCGCAGGTCTATGAAGCCTTGAAGGACCCGCAGGTCTGGGGGTATGCCCTCGTCCAGCTGTGTACCACGCTCCCGACCAGCGGCCTCGGTAGCTTCCAGggtatcatcatcagcagctTTGGGTTTTCTCTGCTGGAGACTCAGTTGCTGGCCATGGTGCTGGGCTTCTATATCATCATCGTGTTGCTGGGCTCCGTGTGGATCGTCAAAAAGACGAAGCAGAACTTGCTGACAATGTTAGGCTTTTGCATTCCGTCCTTTATCGGCACCATCTGCCTCATGACAGTGCCGACGGACACCAAGACGCAGAAGATTGGGCTGGTCATCTGCTACTATATCACCCTGTCCTTCTGGTCGGCTCAGACATTGGCTTTGTCCATGCTCTCACGGAACGTGGGCGGCCAGACCAAGAAGGCTGTGGCTGTTGCCTTGAACTTCATCATTTGGGCAGCCGGAAATGCCATCG GGCCCCAAGTTTTCTTGGACTCCGACAAGCCACGGTACTTCATTGCTTTTTCAACGCACCTGGGCTGTTACAGCctgctcgtcgtcgtcatcgtcggtcTGCGATTCTATCTCAAGCACCAAAACAAGAAGCGGGATGAGCTCGCTGCCACCGGTGTGCAAGAGGCTGCTGACGGAAGGATGATTCATGCGTTTGAGGATCTGACGGACAAGGAGAATGCCAATTTCCGCTATGTGTATTGA
- a CDS encoding glycosyl hydrolase family 88, with the protein MPAELDGIKSADIDSNIRLLIDALVNIKDETGKFLLTLDDGRVIDTKGWNDWEWTHGIGLYGIWQYYELKGDPECLQIIEDWFADRFVAGGTTKNINTMAVFLTLAYVYERTGNHTYLPWLDSWAEWAYHDLERTKYGGMQHITYVEANDQQLWDDTLMMTVMPLAKIGLVLDRPHYVEEAKRQSLLHIQYLFDAKSGLFFHGWEFNDKGGGHNFANARWARGNSWLTIFIPEFIELLDLGPQDPIGAILRSTLEAQCEALKSLQAESGLWRTLLDVPESEGSYLETSATAGFAFGIMKALRKKYIVGKKYEEMAVRALMGVLDNISDKGELLGTSFGTGMGRDLQHYKDIPITCMPYGQAMAIMALVEFSRRFI; encoded by the coding sequence ATGCCAGCAGAGCTCGACGGAATTAAGTCTGCGGACATTGACTCCAACATCAGATTGTTAATCGACGCCCTGGTCAACATTAAAGATGAGACAGGCAAGTTCCTATTGACTCTCGACGATGGCCGCGTAATCGACACGAAGGGGTGGAACGACTGGGAATGGACACACGGCATCGGTCTCTACGGCATCTGGCAATACTACGAGCTCAAGGGCGACCCTGAATGCCTGCAAATCATCGAAGACTGGTTCGCCGACCGGTTCGTCGCCGGTGGCACCACCaagaacatcaacaccatggccGTGTTCCTCACGCTGGCCTACGTTTACGAGCGTACCGGCAaccatacctacctgccGTGGCTCGACAGTTGGGCCGAGTGGGCCTACCACGACCTCGAGCGCACCAAGTATGGCGGCATGCAGCACATTACCTACGTAGAAGCCAATGACCAGCAGCTGTGGGACGACACGCTCATGATGACGGTGATGCCGCTGGCCAAGATTGGGCTGGTGCTCGACCGCCCTCATTAcgtcgaggaggccaagcGCCAGTCCCTCTTGCACATCCAGTATTTGTTTGATGCCAAGTCCGGCCTGTTCTTCCACGGTTGGGAGTTCAACGACAAGGGTGGCGGGCACAACTTTGCCAACGCCCGCTGGGCCCGCGGAAACAGCTGGCTGACCATCTTCATCCCCGAGTTCATCGAGCTGCTGGACCTCGGGCCGCAGGACCCTATCGGGGCCATACTGCGGAGCACACTTGAGGCGCAGTGTGAAGCACTCAAGTCTCTCCAAGCCGAGTCTGGGCTGTGGCGGACGCTACTGGATGTGCCGGAGAGCGAAGGGTCGTATCTCGAGACGAGCGCCACAGCCGGGTTCGCGTTTGGGATCATGAAGGCGCTGAGAAAGAAATACATCGTCGGCAAGAAGTACGAGGAAATGGCGGTGCGCGCGCTAATGGGGGTTCTAGACAATATTAGCGACAAGGGGGAGCTACTAGGTACCTCGTTTGGGACGGGCATGGGGAGGGATTTACAGCATTATAAGGATATCCCGATTACTTGTATGCCGTATGGCCAGGCTATGGCCATCATGGCTCTTGTGGAATTCTCGAGGAGGTTCATATAG